One Sodalinema gerasimenkoae IPPAS B-353 DNA segment encodes these proteins:
- a CDS encoding ABC1 kinase family protein yields the protein MNPHPLSQLQRYDADAIARYYRRRPWEAIWRALVIIWLFAGFVIGLQFDYWFQREPDHKSKRAQQLRKILTHLGPTFIKVGQALSTRPDLIRKDFLEELVKLQDQLPPFSNTIAFSIFERDVGLTVEEAFQDISPSPIAAASLAQVYRAQLHTGEEVAVKVQRPNLLPRLTRDLFLIRLGSRFLSPFLPLNLGHDLTLVVDEFGIKLFEEIDYVNEGHNAEKFAYNFRDNPRVKVPEIYWKYSSRKILVLEWIHGYKLTTTTNLRQAGIDPKAIIEVGVISGLQQLLEHGFFHADPHPGNLFATKDNQMAFIDFGMMDQLDPWMKETLVDAIVHLVNKDYEDLAHAFVKLGFLSPGTDIYPIVPALEMVLGDIVGQSVRDFNIKTVTDRFSELMYEYPFRVPAKFALIIRSVVTQEGLALSLDPNFKIVDLGYPYIAQQLLRGESPQLRRRLLDVLFKDGEFKWSRLENLIEIARTDETFDIIPTAQLGLQYLMSEEGRFLRQQLLLALTEGDRLHTEEVQRLWNLIKEDVKPERIWDAAITSLTEFSAQRASEVASEWFRDVPLSAFNSPTSSLR from the coding sequence GTGAATCCCCATCCTCTGAGTCAATTACAGCGTTATGACGCAGACGCGATCGCGCGTTACTACCGACGCCGTCCTTGGGAAGCGATTTGGCGAGCGCTCGTCATTATCTGGCTTTTTGCTGGATTTGTCATTGGACTTCAGTTCGACTACTGGTTTCAGCGAGAACCTGATCACAAGTCTAAACGGGCCCAACAACTACGAAAAATTTTGACTCATCTTGGCCCAACCTTTATTAAGGTAGGACAAGCTCTCTCCACTCGCCCGGATCTCATCCGCAAGGACTTTCTCGAAGAACTGGTTAAACTACAAGACCAACTGCCCCCCTTTAGTAATACCATCGCCTTTAGTATCTTTGAGCGTGATGTGGGCTTGACGGTGGAGGAGGCCTTCCAGGACATCTCCCCGAGTCCCATCGCGGCGGCGAGTCTGGCTCAAGTCTACCGTGCCCAACTCCATACGGGTGAGGAAGTAGCCGTCAAGGTGCAACGTCCCAATTTGCTACCTCGTCTGACTCGGGATTTGTTCCTGATTCGCTTAGGGTCAAGATTTCTCAGCCCCTTTCTACCCCTCAATTTAGGTCATGACCTCACTCTCGTAGTCGATGAGTTTGGCATCAAACTCTTTGAAGAAATCGACTATGTGAATGAGGGACATAATGCTGAAAAATTTGCCTATAATTTTCGGGATAATCCTCGGGTCAAGGTTCCTGAAATTTACTGGAAATACTCTAGCCGTAAAATTTTAGTACTAGAGTGGATTCATGGCTATAAGCTGACCACAACAACGAATCTGCGCCAAGCCGGAATTGACCCCAAAGCCATTATCGAGGTTGGGGTAATTAGTGGTCTGCAACAGCTCCTCGAACATGGATTTTTCCACGCCGATCCTCATCCAGGAAATCTCTTTGCCACCAAAGACAATCAGATGGCCTTCATTGATTTTGGCATGATGGATCAACTCGATCCCTGGATGAAGGAAACTCTGGTCGATGCGATCGTGCATTTGGTGAACAAGGACTATGAAGACTTGGCTCATGCCTTTGTAAAACTGGGATTCCTCTCCCCCGGAACCGATATTTATCCCATTGTTCCGGCCCTAGAAATGGTCTTAGGGGACATTGTTGGACAGAGTGTGCGAGACTTTAACATCAAAACGGTTACGGATCGCTTTTCTGAGTTGATGTATGAGTATCCTTTCCGAGTTCCGGCGAAGTTTGCCCTAATTATTCGCTCGGTAGTGACTCAGGAGGGGTTGGCTCTGAGTTTAGATCCCAATTTCAAGATTGTTGATTTAGGCTATCCCTATATTGCTCAGCAATTGCTACGGGGAGAATCTCCCCAACTGCGTCGTCGGTTGTTGGATGTGCTATTCAAAGATGGCGAGTTTAAATGGAGCCGTTTGGAAAACTTGATTGAAATTGCCCGAACTGATGAGACGTTTGATATCATTCCTACGGCACAGTTAGGCTTGCAATATCTCATGTCTGAGGAAGGACGCTTTCTGCGGCAACAGTTGTTGTTGGCTCTGACGGAGGGCGATCGCCTACATACGGAAGAAGTGCAACGGTTATGGAATCTGATCAAGGAAGACGTTAAACCCGAGCGCATCTGGGATGCAGCGATCACCTCCCTGACGGAGTTTTCCGCTCAACGGGCCTCAGAAGTGGCCTCAGAATGGTTCCGAGATGTGCCCCTGAGTGCCTTCAATAGCCCCACCTCTTCCCTTCGTTAA
- the mutS gene encoding DNA mismatch repair protein MutS encodes MSASSPQPSPQETRFGRDRTPANADYRQLNFDDLTPMMQHYVETKQQYLNALLLYRVGDFFECFFQDAIAVSQELELVLTSKDGGKKIGRVPMTGVPHHALDRYATVLVQKGFAVAICDQIEDAATAASEKRMVERQITRVLTPGTLVEEGMLSASRNNFLAAVVFVKQKWGLAHADISTGEFFTTEGRGLDSLTQELMRLQPSEVLLPSQTPNPGRLIRAGETSDEIPESLPRQFCYALRPASAFETSSTRQRLLHRYHLRSLEGLGCDHLPLAVRAAGGLLEYLENTFEQDVEDRRTGANPGVRQLPLQRLRTYAIADYLILDAQSRRNLEILETVRDGSRHGSLLWAIDRTRTAMGSRALRRWLLQPLMDFNEISARQETIAELLGDASLREELQACLKQIYDLERLTGRAGSGTANARDLVAIADSMVRLPELAALVVGTHAPYLQAVAEVPEALEQLGKTLHNTLVDSPPLHLKEGKLIRPGVNSQLDDMREMVGGDRQWLADLETQERQRTGISTLKVGFNKTFGYYLALPRSKSDLAPDGYIRKQTLTNEERYITPDLKEREARILTAQDDLNRLEYEIFLELRAEVGALADLIREVAQAVAALDVLAGWAELANDQGYCRPQLLDSRQIDIVQGRHPVVEKSLPPGFFVPNSTELGWSQSEPSRGDRPESVCPDVIILTGPNASGKSCYLRQVGLIQLMAQIGSFVPAESATLGLCDRIFTRVGAVDDLATGQSTFMVEMNETANILNHATARSLVLLDEIGRGTATFDGLSIAWAVAEHLATEIQARTIFATHYHELNELASILPNIANYQVTVKEMPNEIIFLHQVRPGGADRSYGIEAGRLAGLPPSVIQRARQVMGQIEQHSKIALGLRQGGTSPKKEVKERRGRYRTPSPQEDGDRPRLQQLDIFGSSSTVNGKS; translated from the coding sequence ATGAGTGCATCCTCCCCCCAGCCTTCCCCCCAAGAGACTCGTTTTGGACGCGATCGCACCCCGGCCAATGCTGATTATCGGCAACTGAATTTTGACGATCTCACGCCGATGATGCAACATTACGTGGAGACGAAACAGCAGTATCTCAACGCACTGCTGTTATATCGGGTGGGTGACTTTTTCGAGTGTTTCTTTCAAGATGCCATCGCCGTTTCCCAGGAATTGGAACTGGTTTTAACCAGCAAAGATGGCGGTAAAAAGATTGGGCGAGTGCCCATGACGGGGGTTCCTCACCATGCCCTCGATCGCTATGCCACTGTCTTAGTTCAGAAAGGCTTTGCTGTGGCCATTTGTGATCAAATCGAAGATGCCGCCACCGCCGCCAGCGAAAAACGGATGGTGGAGCGTCAAATCACCCGCGTTCTCACCCCCGGAACCCTCGTCGAAGAGGGAATGCTCAGCGCCAGCCGCAACAACTTTCTAGCAGCGGTGGTGTTCGTGAAACAAAAATGGGGGTTGGCTCATGCCGATATCTCCACCGGGGAATTTTTCACCACCGAAGGACGGGGCCTCGATAGCCTCACCCAGGAACTGATGCGCTTGCAGCCGTCAGAAGTACTTCTCCCCAGTCAAACCCCCAATCCCGGTCGTCTCATCCGGGCCGGGGAAACCAGTGACGAGATCCCAGAGAGTTTACCCCGTCAGTTTTGTTACGCCCTACGGCCCGCCAGTGCCTTTGAAACCAGCAGCACTCGGCAACGACTCTTACACCGGTATCATCTGCGATCGCTCGAAGGCCTCGGCTGCGACCATCTCCCCTTAGCGGTTCGTGCCGCTGGCGGACTCCTAGAATACCTGGAAAACACCTTCGAGCAAGATGTTGAAGACCGTCGGACTGGTGCCAATCCCGGTGTTCGTCAACTGCCTTTACAACGGCTACGCACCTATGCCATTGCCGATTATCTGATTTTAGATGCTCAAAGCCGCCGCAACCTAGAAATCCTGGAAACCGTACGGGATGGCAGCCGTCATGGGTCCCTGCTTTGGGCCATTGATCGCACCCGAACCGCCATGGGGTCCCGCGCCTTGCGTCGTTGGCTTTTGCAGCCTCTGATGGATTTCAATGAGATTAGCGCCCGTCAGGAGACGATCGCCGAGTTATTAGGGGATGCCAGCCTGCGAGAGGAGCTACAAGCCTGCTTAAAACAGATTTATGACCTGGAACGCCTCACCGGTCGTGCCGGGTCTGGAACCGCCAATGCACGGGACCTGGTGGCGATCGCCGATTCCATGGTTCGCTTGCCAGAACTGGCCGCGTTGGTGGTGGGAACTCATGCTCCCTATCTACAGGCCGTTGCCGAGGTTCCTGAGGCTCTCGAACAGCTTGGGAAAACCCTACATAACACCCTCGTGGACAGTCCTCCGTTGCATCTCAAGGAGGGCAAACTAATTCGGCCGGGAGTCAACAGCCAACTCGATGATATGCGGGAAATGGTGGGGGGCGATCGCCAATGGTTGGCAGACTTGGAAACCCAGGAACGACAACGCACCGGGATTAGTACCCTCAAAGTGGGCTTTAACAAAACCTTTGGCTATTACCTCGCCCTGCCCCGTTCTAAAAGTGACCTAGCCCCCGACGGCTATATCCGCAAACAAACCCTAACCAACGAAGAACGCTATATCACCCCCGATCTCAAAGAACGGGAAGCGCGGATTCTCACCGCTCAGGATGACCTCAATCGTCTCGAATATGAAATTTTCCTAGAACTGCGGGCTGAAGTGGGGGCTTTGGCGGATCTGATTCGGGAGGTGGCCCAAGCTGTTGCCGCCTTAGATGTCTTAGCCGGTTGGGCGGAGTTGGCCAATGACCAGGGCTATTGTCGCCCGCAACTGTTGGACTCCCGGCAGATTGACATTGTGCAAGGTCGTCATCCGGTGGTGGAAAAGTCTCTCCCCCCCGGTTTCTTCGTTCCCAATTCCACTGAGTTAGGCTGGAGTCAGTCGGAACCATCGAGGGGTGATAGGCCCGAGTCGGTATGTCCTGATGTGATTATCCTAACGGGCCCCAATGCCAGTGGCAAAAGTTGTTATTTGCGCCAAGTGGGGCTGATTCAACTGATGGCCCAGATTGGCAGTTTTGTCCCCGCCGAGTCCGCCACTCTGGGGCTGTGCGATCGCATCTTTACCCGAGTGGGGGCAGTGGATGACCTAGCAACGGGCCAGTCCACCTTCATGGTGGAGATGAATGAAACCGCCAATATTCTCAATCATGCTACGGCGCGATCGCTGGTGTTACTTGATGAAATTGGCCGAGGAACCGCCACCTTTGATGGGTTATCCATCGCCTGGGCGGTGGCTGAGCATTTAGCCACGGAGATTCAGGCCCGGACCATCTTTGCCACTCACTATCACGAGTTAAACGAGTTGGCCTCAATTTTACCCAACATTGCCAACTATCAAGTTACCGTCAAGGAGATGCCCAATGAAATCATCTTCCTACACCAAGTTCGCCCTGGGGGAGCCGATCGCTCCTATGGGATTGAAGCGGGACGTTTAGCGGGGCTACCGCCCTCCGTGATTCAACGGGCCCGTCAGGTCATGGGTCAGATTGAACAGCACAGCAAAATTGCCTTGGGCTTGCGTCAGGGAGGGACTTCTCCCAAGAAGGAGGTCAAAGAGCGTCGAGGACGCTATCGGACTCCATCTCCCCAGGAGGATGGCGATCGCCCTCGCCTACAACAACTCGATATTTTCGGCAGTAGTTCAACCGTTAATGGTAAATCTTGA
- a CDS encoding DUF928 domain-containing protein: MLTALAPVQAEFVPPDRGTPGRLEGAGTRWQDPSQGEFDPPDQPLFDTVRGSCATSPDDRTPALTLLAPLDSLGITLEDYPRFFVYVPPLPEGAQLEFAVTEWERLLTDSGEDIRDRQVYLTQVTPPRDGGVMALELPQVDDDGNPVSPLTVGQNYTWFVRILCDANAPNTFGPDIWREAWVRRLDPTDEFASQLAEAPLAEQVGLLAETGVWYDALDRLAQLRSQSDELDLEQRWQGLLESIGLEDFENFSEE, encoded by the coding sequence TTGCTGACGGCTCTAGCTCCAGTCCAGGCTGAGTTTGTACCTCCTGATCGTGGCACGCCGGGGCGTTTAGAAGGAGCTGGGACACGCTGGCAAGACCCGAGTCAAGGTGAATTTGACCCCCCTGATCAGCCTCTATTTGATACGGTTCGTGGCAGTTGCGCCACCAGTCCTGATGACAGAACCCCCGCCTTAACGCTTCTGGCTCCTTTAGACAGCTTGGGAATCACCCTAGAGGACTATCCCCGCTTTTTCGTCTATGTTCCCCCTTTACCCGAGGGCGCTCAATTAGAGTTTGCGGTGACTGAATGGGAACGTCTCCTGACGGATAGTGGGGAAGATATCCGCGATCGCCAAGTCTATTTAACCCAGGTGACACCGCCGAGGGATGGAGGGGTGATGGCCTTGGAACTGCCCCAGGTGGATGATGACGGGAACCCAGTCAGCCCCTTAACCGTGGGACAAAACTATACCTGGTTTGTGCGTATCCTTTGCGATGCCAATGCCCCCAACACCTTCGGTCCTGATATTTGGCGGGAAGCTTGGGTGCGACGTCTGGACCCCACCGATGAGTTTGCGAGCCAACTGGCTGAGGCTCCTCTGGCTGAGCAAGTGGGACTGTTGGCGGAAACCGGAGTTTGGTACGATGCCTTAGACCGTCTGGCCCAGTTGCGATCACAATCCGATGAGCTGGACTTAGAGCAGCGTTGGCAGGGACTCCTCGAATCCATTGGACTTGAAGACTTTGAAAACTTTTCCGAGGAGTAG
- a CDS encoding DegT/DnrJ/EryC1/StrS family aminotransferase, with product MNSIPLLDLAQQYQSVQHELDQAVLEVMASGRYIGGESVMTFEREFAEYLGTNHCVSCNSGTDALFLALRALEIGPGDQVVTTPFTFIATVEMISAVGATPVFVDIDPETFNLDLDQLAALLRASGPAKPKAILPVHLFGRPLDMTTLMALAQDYGIPVIEDCAQATGATWEGRQVGSFGAMGCFSFFPTKNLGAFGDGGAIATTDPKLAQRLRVLKEHGATRRYYHEEIGINSRLDAMQAAILRVKLGHLDSWNQQRRQVADYYHQLLAPLPNLHLPSDLPGHVWNQYSLRLGATHDRDRLRSRLQELGVGTMVYYPTPLHSQPVYRHLGYSEGDFPATEAVCRQVLSLPMFPELKREQQERVLYHLKQFLVEP from the coding sequence GTGAACTCAATTCCTTTACTGGACTTAGCACAGCAATATCAGAGCGTACAGCATGAGTTAGACCAAGCGGTTCTGGAGGTGATGGCCTCGGGGCGCTATATCGGCGGCGAGAGCGTGATGACCTTTGAGCGCGAGTTTGCCGAGTATCTGGGGACGAACCATTGTGTCAGTTGTAATTCGGGGACTGATGCCCTGTTTTTAGCCCTCCGGGCCCTGGAAATTGGCCCCGGCGATCAGGTGGTGACGACTCCCTTTACCTTCATCGCTACGGTGGAGATGATTAGCGCCGTTGGGGCAACGCCGGTCTTTGTGGATATTGACCCGGAGACGTTTAATCTCGATCTAGACCAACTGGCGGCGCTGTTACGGGCTTCGGGACCGGCTAAACCGAAGGCAATTCTACCGGTTCATTTGTTCGGTCGTCCCCTGGATATGACGACGCTGATGGCCTTGGCCCAAGACTATGGGATTCCGGTCATTGAAGATTGCGCCCAAGCCACTGGGGCCACCTGGGAGGGACGACAGGTGGGCAGTTTTGGGGCCATGGGCTGTTTTAGCTTTTTCCCCACCAAGAATTTAGGGGCCTTTGGCGATGGAGGGGCGATCGCCACGACTGATCCCAAACTGGCTCAACGGCTGCGAGTCCTCAAAGAACATGGGGCAACTCGCCGCTATTACCATGAAGAAATTGGCATCAACAGCCGCTTAGATGCCATGCAGGCGGCAATTTTAAGGGTCAAGCTGGGCCATTTAGACTCCTGGAATCAGCAACGTCGCCAGGTGGCCGATTACTATCATCAGTTACTCGCTCCTCTGCCGAATCTTCATCTCCCGTCGGATCTTCCGGGTCATGTCTGGAATCAGTACAGTTTGCGGCTAGGGGCGACCCACGATCGCGATCGCCTGCGATCGCGCCTCCAGGAGTTGGGGGTCGGCACCATGGTCTACTACCCAACCCCCCTCCATTCTCAGCCGGTCTATCGCCATTTAGGCTACAGCGAGGGAGATTTCCCGGCGACGGAGGCCGTCTGCCGTCAAGTTCTCTCCCTGCCCATGTTCCCGGAACTCAAGCGGGAGCAACAAGAACGAGTCTTGTATCATTTGAAACAGTTTCTCGTCGAGCCTTGA
- a CDS encoding glycosyltransferase, translating into MSDVVDMTDLQIALVHEWLTPEATGGSELVVREILNHVDADVFALVDFESSNPESYLYGRSIGTSFIQQLPRSRAGVQKYLPLLPLAIEQLDLGQYDVILSSSHAVAKGVLTRPQQLHICYCHTPMRYIWDLTFDYLRESRLGRGLPGLVTRLLLHQLRQWDVLSANRVDYFIANSQHTARRIWRCYRRRAEVIYPPVAVERFPFEPRKEEFYLTVSRLVSYKKIDVIVQAFNQLGYPLVVIGSGPQASRLQAMAQSNIKFLGSQPNEVVEQYMSQAKAFVYAACEDFGIAPVEAQACGTPVIAYGAGGALETVRDIRQWGEIGTGVLFKPQTETALIEAVKTFEELRSRFQPEAARSHSVRFAPTIFEQRYLSYLERCCRDFQTGIPNETHVLSADPFDVD; encoded by the coding sequence ATGTCCGATGTTGTTGATATGACCGACCTCCAGATTGCCCTTGTGCATGAATGGCTGACCCCGGAAGCCACCGGAGGCTCGGAATTGGTCGTGCGGGAGATCCTCAACCATGTTGACGCTGATGTGTTTGCCCTCGTGGATTTTGAGTCCTCGAATCCCGAGAGTTATCTCTACGGCCGTTCCATTGGCACGAGCTTTATTCAGCAGTTACCGCGATCGCGGGCCGGGGTACAAAAGTATTTACCCCTGCTTCCCCTGGCCATCGAGCAGTTGGATTTGGGGCAGTATGATGTGATTCTCTCCTCCTCCCACGCCGTCGCCAAGGGAGTGCTCACCCGTCCGCAGCAGCTCCATATCTGCTACTGTCATACGCCCATGCGTTACATTTGGGATTTAACCTTCGACTACCTGCGGGAGTCGCGGTTAGGGCGGGGACTTCCAGGACTGGTAACCCGTCTTTTGTTGCATCAACTGCGCCAATGGGATGTGCTCAGTGCCAATCGGGTGGATTATTTTATCGCCAACTCCCAGCATACTGCGCGTCGCATTTGGCGCTGTTACCGTCGCCGGGCCGAGGTGATTTACCCACCCGTAGCGGTAGAACGCTTCCCCTTTGAACCCCGCAAAGAGGAGTTCTATCTGACCGTGTCACGATTAGTCAGTTACAAAAAAATTGATGTCATCGTGCAAGCCTTTAATCAACTGGGGTATCCCTTAGTTGTGATTGGCAGTGGCCCGCAAGCCAGTCGTTTGCAGGCGATGGCCCAAAGCAACATCAAATTTCTCGGATCACAGCCCAATGAGGTTGTGGAACAGTATATGTCCCAAGCGAAGGCATTTGTCTATGCAGCCTGTGAAGATTTTGGCATTGCGCCCGTGGAAGCCCAAGCTTGTGGAACCCCCGTAATCGCCTACGGGGCCGGCGGGGCCCTAGAAACCGTGCGGGATATCCGTCAATGGGGCGAAATCGGGACAGGAGTCTTGTTTAAGCCGCAAACCGAAACAGCTCTGATAGAGGCGGTTAAAACCTTTGAGGAACTGCGATCGCGCTTTCAGCCGGAAGCCGCTCGATCACATTCGGTTCGATTTGCCCCTACAATCTTTGAACAGCGTTACCTATCCTATTTAGAACGCTGTTGTCGAGACTTTCAAACGGGTATCCCCAATGAAACCCATGTCCTCTCGGCCGATCCGTTCGACGTGGACTAA
- a CDS encoding sugar transferase: MTANSQLISAKGLWALVKRGITPRLADLRPQGFTVADANGALGKRLFDILFSALVLIIFSPVYLLLGCLILLSSPGPIFYVQERIGKDRKPFGCIKFRTMVSNADQVLEELLESSPQIRAEFQETFKLKSDPRITWIGRFLRFTSLDEFPQFWNVLRGDMSVVGPRPLIREELPKYGRYMDKVLTIRPGITGLWQVSGRNDIPYEKRVKIDVYYVNCRNAWMDFWIAIKTIGVIIFPKNNGAY; the protein is encoded by the coding sequence ATGACTGCCAATAGCCAACTGATCTCTGCAAAAGGACTGTGGGCGCTCGTCAAACGGGGAATTACCCCCCGTCTGGCAGACCTGCGCCCCCAAGGATTTACGGTAGCAGATGCCAATGGAGCGTTGGGAAAACGCCTCTTTGACATTCTGTTTTCTGCCTTGGTTCTGATTATCTTTTCTCCGGTGTATCTCCTCTTGGGATGCCTAATCCTCTTGAGTTCTCCGGGTCCGATTTTTTATGTTCAAGAACGAATTGGTAAAGACCGAAAACCATTTGGTTGCATTAAATTTAGAACCATGGTCTCCAATGCTGACCAAGTTCTCGAAGAACTCTTAGAAAGCTCTCCCCAAATTCGGGCGGAGTTTCAGGAGACCTTTAAACTCAAAAGCGATCCCAGAATCACCTGGATTGGTCGCTTTTTGCGGTTTACCAGCCTAGATGAGTTTCCCCAGTTTTGGAATGTCCTCCGAGGCGATATGAGTGTGGTCGGGCCCCGTCCGCTCATTCGGGAAGAGCTACCGAAATACGGGCGCTATATGGACAAAGTTCTGACTATTCGTCCGGGAATTACGGGATTATGGCAAGTATCCGGACGCAATGATATCCCCTATGAAAAGCGGGTGAAGATTGATGTGTATTACGTCAACTGCCGCAATGCTTGGATGGATTTTTGGATCGCCATCAAAACCATTGGCGTGATTATTTTTCCCAAGAATAACGGTGCTTACTAG
- the gmd gene encoding GDP-mannose 4,6-dehydratase produces the protein MTELKRALITGITGQDGSYLTELLLEKGYEVHGIIRRTSTFNTDRIDHVYVDPHSEGARLFLHYGDLTDGTTLRRILEEVRPNEIYNLGAQSHVRVSFDSPEYTVDTVAMGTLRLLEAIRDYQQRTGDEVRFYQAGSSEMFGKVQEVPQKETTPFYPRSPYSCAKVYAHWQTVNYRESYDLFACNGILFNHESPRRGETFVTRKITRAVARIVGGMQKKLFLGNLDSKRDWGYAKDYVRAMWLMLQQETPDDYVVATNETHSIREFLDLAFGYVGLDWHDYVEFDPRYLRPAEVDLLIGDCSKAQDKLGWSPSVSFGELVALMVEADLAALGLPSKQANGESPSDRAFIRQDATNTVD, from the coding sequence GTGACGGAACTGAAACGAGCATTAATTACCGGAATTACCGGACAGGACGGGTCTTATCTCACGGAACTGCTGTTAGAGAAAGGCTACGAGGTGCATGGGATCATTCGCCGCACCTCAACGTTCAATACCGATCGCATCGACCATGTGTACGTCGATCCCCATAGTGAGGGGGCGCGCTTGTTTCTCCATTATGGCGATCTCACCGATGGCACCACCTTACGGCGCATCCTAGAGGAGGTTCGCCCCAATGAAATTTATAACCTCGGGGCCCAGTCCCATGTCCGGGTGAGTTTCGACTCGCCGGAATATACGGTGGATACGGTGGCCATGGGAACCCTGCGCCTCCTCGAAGCCATCCGAGATTACCAACAACGCACGGGGGACGAGGTTCGCTTCTATCAAGCGGGATCGTCAGAAATGTTTGGGAAGGTGCAGGAAGTTCCTCAGAAGGAAACCACCCCTTTTTATCCCCGTAGCCCCTATTCTTGCGCTAAGGTGTACGCCCATTGGCAAACGGTGAACTATCGTGAGTCTTACGATTTGTTTGCTTGCAATGGCATTCTCTTTAACCATGAGTCGCCTCGACGGGGGGAAACCTTCGTAACTCGTAAAATTACCCGTGCGGTGGCCCGGATTGTGGGGGGAATGCAGAAAAAACTGTTTCTGGGGAATCTGGACTCGAAACGGGATTGGGGCTATGCCAAGGATTATGTGCGAGCCATGTGGCTGATGCTTCAGCAAGAGACCCCTGATGATTATGTCGTCGCCACCAATGAAACCCATTCCATTCGGGAGTTTCTGGATTTGGCTTTTGGCTATGTGGGACTCGATTGGCATGATTATGTGGAGTTCGATCCTCGCTATCTACGTCCGGCAGAAGTGGATTTACTGATTGGGGATTGTTCCAAGGCCCAAGACAAGCTCGGCTGGAGTCCCTCGGTGAGCTTTGGTGAGTTGGTGGCCTTGATGGTTGAAGCGGATTTAGCGGCGTTGGGATTGCCCTCGAAGCAGGCGAACGGCGAAAGCCCGAGCGATCGCGCCTTCATTCGTCAGGATGCGACGAATACGGTGGACTAG
- a CDS encoding GDP-L-fucose synthase family protein: MAGLSLADKRIVVTGGAGFLGRQVIAQLLAAGATEDKISVPRSRDRDLRQLQHCQEVVQDQDIIIHLAAHVGGIGLNREKPAELFYDNLMMGTQLIHAAYEAGVDKFVCVGTICAYPKFTPVPFREDDLWNGYPEETNAPYGIAKKALLVQLQAYRQQYDFNGVYLLPVNLYGPEDNFNPSSSHVIPALIRKVHEAQQRGETKLPVWGDGSPTREFLYSTDAARGIVMATQDYNDPDPVNLGTHEEISIRDLVETICELMEFQGEIVWETDKPNGQPRRCLDTERAKERFDFVAQTSFREGLRQTIAWYRDHADES; encoded by the coding sequence ATGGCGGGTTTATCGTTAGCAGACAAACGGATTGTAGTCACGGGTGGGGCCGGATTTCTCGGTCGTCAGGTGATTGCTCAGTTGTTGGCCGCTGGGGCGACGGAGGATAAAATTTCCGTGCCGCGATCGCGCGATCGCGATTTGCGACAACTGCAACACTGTCAGGAGGTCGTCCAGGATCAGGATATTATCATCCATCTGGCGGCTCATGTGGGGGGCATTGGCCTAAACCGGGAGAAACCGGCGGAGTTGTTCTACGACAACTTAATGATGGGCACTCAACTGATTCACGCCGCCTATGAGGCAGGAGTGGACAAGTTTGTCTGTGTGGGAACCATTTGCGCCTATCCCAAATTCACCCCAGTTCCCTTCCGGGAGGATGACCTCTGGAATGGCTATCCCGAAGAAACCAATGCTCCCTATGGGATTGCCAAGAAGGCCTTGTTGGTGCAACTGCAAGCCTATCGTCAGCAATATGACTTTAATGGGGTGTATTTACTTCCTGTCAACCTCTACGGCCCGGAAGATAACTTTAATCCCAGCAGTTCTCATGTGATTCCGGCCCTGATTCGCAAGGTGCATGAGGCCCAACAACGAGGGGAAACGAAACTTCCTGTTTGGGGGGATGGTTCGCCGACGCGGGAGTTCCTCTATTCGACGGATGCGGCCCGGGGAATTGTCATGGCTACCCAGGATTATAATGACCCAGACCCGGTTAACTTAGGAACCCATGAGGAAATTTCCATCCGCGATTTAGTTGAAACCATTTGCGAGTTGATGGAGTTTCAGGGGGAGATTGTCTGGGAAACCGATAAACCCAATGGCCAACCCCGTCGTTGTTTGGATACGGAACGGGCCAAAGAGCGGTTTGACTTTGTGGCTCAAACGAGCTTCCGGGAAGGATTACGACAAACCATCGCCTGGTATCGAGACCACGCCGACGAATCTTAA